The following are encoded together in the Lathyrus oleraceus cultivar Zhongwan6 chromosome 3, CAAS_Psat_ZW6_1.0, whole genome shotgun sequence genome:
- the LOC127129336 gene encoding putative expansin-B2: MALSAFSYTLILLGSLSIFIVTPSYSFNPRKLVNVTSYSSPDSDWSPSVATWYGSSDGDGSEGGACGYGNAVGQSPFSSLISAGSPAIYDSGKGCGSCYEVRCTGNSACSGNPVRVVITDECAGCGSDAEYHFDLSGTSFGSMAVSGQDQELRNAGKINMEHRRVECNYAGRSIAFHVDSGSNHEYFATLIEYEEGDGDLNKVEVKEALDSSSWDTMQQSWGAVWKYDKGAPLHAPFSIRLTTLESGKTIVAENVIPAGWMPGQTYRSIVNF, encoded by the exons ATGGCTCTTAGTGCATTCTCTTATACACTCATCCTTCTAGGTTCACTCTCAATATTCATAGTGACCCCTTCCTATAGTTTTAATCCAAGGAAGCTTGTTAATGTAACTTCATACTCCTCACCTGATTCAGATTGGTCACCTTCAGTGGCCACTTGGTATGGATCTTCCGACGGTGATGGAAGCGAAG GTGGTGCTTGTGGATATGGAAATGCAGTTGGACAATCTCCATTTTCTTCACTGATATCGGCCGGAAGCCCGGCCATCTACGACTCCGGTAAAGGATGTGGTTCTTGTTATGAG GTGAGGTGCACAGGAAATTCTGCATGTTCGGGAAACCCTGTGAGAGTAGTTATCACTGATGAGTGTGCTGGTTGTGGCTCAGATGCTGAATATCATTTTGATTTGAGTGGCACTTCTTTTGGCTCCATGGCAGTTTCAGGTCAAGATCAAGAGCTACGTAATGCTGGAAAAATAAACATGGAACATAGAAG AGTTGAATGCAACTATGCAGGTAGATCAATAGCTTTCCACGTGGACTCCGGATCAAACCATGAATATTTTGCAACATTAATTGAGTACGAGGAAGGGGATGGTGATCTTAACAAAGTTGAAGTGAAGGAAGCACTTGATTCATCTTCTTGGGATACCATGCAACAATCCTGGGGTGCTGTTTGGAAATATGATAAAGGGGCACCACTTCATGCACCATTTTCTATTAGGTTAACTACACTTGAATCTGGAAAGACTATTGTGGCAGAGAATGTGATTCCTGCAGGTTGGATGCCTGGTCAGACTTATAGGTCAATTGTGAATTTTTAA